One region of uncultured Methanolobus sp. genomic DNA includes:
- a CDS encoding bifunctional nuclease family protein: protein MDSASDIKEVTVKGVYMINIFGRAVPAVMLEDDDGMIMPIHIGQSEALSINSVLKNETMPRPMTHDLIVSILSRLGADVEKILIDEKEDNIYYARMTLIKDGKSMEFDARPSDCIAIALRNNAPILISEDVFNEDAISKENFTGSKAITGFA, encoded by the coding sequence ATGGACTCTGCAAGCGACATAAAGGAAGTTACCGTAAAGGGAGTTTACATGATCAACATCTTTGGGCGGGCTGTGCCTGCTGTGATGCTTGAGGATGATGATGGAATGATAATGCCGATACATATCGGACAATCTGAGGCTCTGTCTATCAATTCAGTTTTGAAGAATGAGACTATGCCAAGGCCGATGACACATGATCTTATTGTATCCATACTTTCAAGGCTTGGGGCAGATGTTGAAAAAATCCTGATCGATGAGAAGGAGGACAACATATATTATGCCAGGATGACACTGATAAAGGATGGTAAGAGCATGGAGTTCGATGCAAGGCCGAGTGATTGTATTGCAATTGCACTCCGCAATAATGCTCCAATTCTGATAAGTGAGGATGTGTTCAATGAGGATGCTATCAGCAAGGAGAATTTCACAGGGTCAAAGGCGATCACAGGATTTGCATGA
- a CDS encoding DUF1614 domain-containing protein: protein MRHRIFYNPFKFVFTIILAFVLAFSISVLFYGLVSSAFSKIGFSWNDALILLLASLIGSSINIPLRTLETETPIENSKYVKIFGVSYRVPFKETHKTRTTIAINVGGALIPTIVSVYLLGLFPDSAVYVIYATLMVAFITKTVARPVKGVGIVSPALLPPIAAAFSSILVVYSTSIQHDLIFAVAYISGTLGTLIGADLLNMRAITKLGAPVVSIGGAGTFDGVFLAGVIAVLLV from the coding sequence ATGAGGCATCGAATATTCTATAATCCTTTTAAATTTGTTTTCACCATAATACTGGCTTTTGTGCTGGCGTTTAGTATTTCCGTTCTCTTTTACGGCCTGGTCAGCAGCGCTTTCAGCAAAATTGGATTCTCATGGAACGATGCTCTTATCCTGCTTCTTGCATCCCTTATTGGAAGCAGTATCAATATCCCTCTTAGAACTCTTGAAACTGAAACACCGATTGAGAATAGCAAATATGTGAAGATTTTCGGAGTTTCATACAGGGTGCCTTTCAAGGAAACTCACAAAACCAGGACAACAATAGCTATCAACGTAGGCGGCGCCCTGATACCGACTATTGTTTCCGTCTACCTGCTTGGACTTTTCCCTGATTCTGCAGTTTACGTAATCTACGCAACCCTGATGGTTGCTTTCATTACAAAAACAGTTGCAAGACCTGTTAAAGGTGTGGGAATCGTTTCCCCTGCACTTCTCCCGCCAATTGCCGCTGCCTTTAGTTCCATTCTGGTGGTCTACTCCACCAGTATCCAGCATGACCTCATTTTCGCAGTTGCCTACATCAGCGGCACTTTAGGTACTCTGATAGGAGCCGACCTGCTGAACATGCGTGCAATCACGAAGTTGGGTGCTCCCGTGGTTAGTATTGGCGGCGCGGGGACTTTTGATGGTGTGTTTCTGGCAGGGGTTATTGCGGTGTTGTTGGTTTGA